In Paenibacillus larvae subsp. larvae, the following proteins share a genomic window:
- a CDS encoding FUSC family protein, with the protein MNFIRKLPRIGMRNVKTAIAVLLCILILRLFQIESPFYACIAAVITMQNTVEDSYETGINRIIGTLIGAAIGLVFCYLNPQDSLLIFVGVMIVVYATNLLEKKGCTSIALIVFLAIMLNITDASPIYYSIMRVIETTLGIIISVLVNTFMFNPQRRNEAKKPGNWQRRIVKRFPLMRHTQK; encoded by the coding sequence GTGAACTTTATTAGAAAATTACCCCGGATCGGAATGCGCAACGTCAAAACAGCCATTGCCGTGCTGCTCTGCATCCTGATCCTGCGGCTATTTCAAATCGAATCTCCTTTCTACGCTTGCATTGCGGCAGTCATAACGATGCAGAATACGGTGGAAGATTCTTATGAAACCGGGATCAACCGGATTATTGGTACTTTGATCGGGGCCGCAATTGGTCTTGTTTTTTGTTATTTAAACCCCCAGGACAGCCTGCTCATCTTCGTGGGTGTGATGATTGTCGTGTACGCTACGAATTTGTTGGAGAAAAAAGGGTGTACCAGCATCGCCCTGATTGTTTTTCTTGCTATTATGTTAAACATTACTGATGCTTCCCCGATTTATTACAGTATTATGAGGGTGATTGAAACGACCTTAGGTATCATTATTTCAGTTCTCGTGAATACCTTTATGTTTAATCCCCAACGCAGGAACGAAGCGAAAAAACCGGGAAATTGGCAAAGACGGATAGTCAAGCGTTTTCCTCTAATGAGGCATACACAAAAATAG
- a CDS encoding daunorubicin resistance protein DrrA family ABC transporter ATP-binding protein, whose translation MIVAEKLSKTFTVGKQTVEAVSSISFSIQKGEIYCLLGSNGAGKSTTVLMLSTLLRPSGGTAKIAGYDLLQNANAIRSIMGIVNQETGLDPLLTGKNIVTLHAKLWGYSRKEAKKRTNELLERYHLLEAADRPLKTYSGGMRRRLDLALALVRTPKVLFLDEPTTGLDPVSRRIIWEEVKMLRDQGVTVLLTTQYLDEADVLADRIGIVMNGTIAIENTPSALKKQYGQEYITILLDNAGQAKQVAQLYPDAVIDQAEVKLKVADCTNEAPQILSVLHEQHIKITSISITQPTLEDIYLSTTGYQVRGESNA comes from the coding sequence ATGATTGTAGCAGAAAAGCTATCCAAAACGTTTACGGTGGGAAAACAGACAGTAGAGGCCGTATCATCGATTTCCTTTTCGATTCAGAAGGGCGAAATCTACTGTTTATTAGGATCTAATGGAGCAGGGAAAAGTACGACAGTGCTCATGCTCTCTACGCTGCTTCGCCCTTCGGGTGGGACAGCAAAAATAGCGGGCTATGACCTGCTGCAAAACGCAAATGCAATTCGAAGCATTATGGGGATCGTCAATCAAGAGACCGGATTGGATCCGCTTCTAACAGGAAAAAATATCGTAACGCTTCATGCAAAATTATGGGGATACTCTCGTAAAGAAGCGAAGAAAAGAACGAATGAGCTGCTAGAGCGATATCATTTACTAGAAGCTGCGGATAGGCCGTTGAAAACATATTCCGGTGGAATGCGAAGAAGGCTCGACCTTGCGCTTGCACTCGTTCGTACACCCAAAGTGCTCTTCCTTGATGAGCCTACCACAGGACTGGATCCGGTGTCACGCCGGATAATATGGGAGGAAGTCAAGATGCTGCGAGATCAAGGCGTTACGGTATTGCTTACGACGCAATATCTTGATGAGGCCGATGTTCTAGCCGATCGGATCGGTATCGTCATGAATGGAACAATCGCGATCGAGAACACGCCCTCAGCATTGAAAAAACAATACGGTCAAGAGTATATTACGATTCTGCTTGACAATGCCGGTCAGGCGAAGCAAGTAGCACAATTGTATCCGGATGCGGTCATTGACCAGGCTGAGGTAAAGTTGAAGGTTGCAGATTGTACGAACGAGGCGCCGCAAATATTGTCCGTTCTGCATGAACAGCACATTAAGATTACAAGTATAAGCATTACACAACCGACGCTGGAGGATATTTATCTTTCTACGACCGGTTATCAGGTAAGGGGCGAGTCCAATGCATAA
- a CDS encoding nitroreductase family protein, whose protein sequence is MDIFEAIRDRRTIGRVKPDIISDEVVGQLLEAATWAPNHYRTEPWKFIIMKEKGKQAFHDIAVQISLDKLENPTEEEREQLLKKHKKHVDILLLLVVACVPSDNPRAILEEEIAASHAAVQNLLLAAHALGLGAVWRANPSLVNHPKVKELFKLREIDQVVGLIYLGYREANPERVKRTPYEEKTLWLDQEV, encoded by the coding sequence ATGGATATTTTTGAGGCAATTCGAGACCGAAGAACGATCGGAAGAGTGAAACCCGATATCATATCGGATGAAGTCGTAGGGCAGTTGCTGGAGGCTGCCACATGGGCACCTAACCATTATCGTACAGAACCATGGAAATTCATCATCATGAAGGAAAAAGGAAAGCAGGCCTTTCATGATATAGCCGTTCAGATCTCTCTTGATAAGCTGGAAAATCCCACTGAGGAAGAACGGGAACAACTGCTCAAAAAGCATAAAAAGCATGTGGATATACTGCTTCTTCTTGTTGTAGCCTGTGTTCCTTCTGATAATCCAAGAGCCATTCTGGAAGAGGAAATCGCAGCAAGCCACGCAGCTGTCCAAAACCTTCTCCTGGCTGCCCACGCCCTGGGACTTGGAGCTGTCTGGAGAGCCAATCCTTCTCTGGTCAATCATCCAAAAGTGAAAGAGCTGTTCAAGCTTAGAGAGATTGATCAGGTAGTTGGACTTATCTACCTTGGATACCGTGAAGCCAACCCTGAACGGGTGAAGCGTACCCCTTATGAAGAAAAAACCCTATGGCTCGACCAGGAAGTTTAA
- a CDS encoding BglG family transcription antiterminator, with product MLNTRAKDMLLRMIVSGHPVRIKHLAEEFHVSTRTIKYDIESIRLWLNEQHLCLQSHTKRGIWIECSEEKKNKLRELLDSGERSAIFPSQEERNTQILLILLNRSDYVTANELAEWLGTSRNTILRDLLKGERMLQQWNLDLERKQYKGFKVKGPELYKRLLLEYLAQNLLDASDMFRMIQGVLRREPIPPDIKKILAPHLLPYGEMENVFQAVHSLIKMLEEKLNLLLTDQEMIGLLFRFSIAIRRIRDNERIQIEAISVKAIKQSASYKIVLEGLTDLGLQMGIKFPEEEAVYVSMQLIVGREELPGLPSTEYGMPDLANVARRLIKLVSKKLGYPFEKDPDLFEYLISHLSSKLLKARLGVLDPNPITDQVIRSYGTLFIYVKEACEEIFSDINLLLVDFDVAYLVIHFQESYERLQQNVKYKALFVCGTGRGTARLIKRLMENRIPQLEVAGYCSVMEVSKLLEQHSVDLVISVLPIELPVPVVRVNPIPTKDDIIAVLNCLKQLKPSVSHFMGDLSRSSILIKRPGLSEALKCVREKDVSLIEQICRDVIMKGFEISQATISMFRSFLTEQSAAALVLHLQLMVHRQTFGKPYGEQNIGNLLLSDEQKQVKLEVERLFEQFGVPFTESEFNAILHYFSVEKSGDTDE from the coding sequence ATGCTAAATACCCGTGCCAAAGACATGCTCTTACGTATGATAGTGTCTGGACATCCTGTTAGAATTAAGCATTTAGCAGAAGAGTTTCATGTTAGTACACGTACCATTAAATATGATATTGAATCCATCCGCTTGTGGCTCAATGAGCAGCATCTCTGCTTGCAGTCACATACTAAGAGGGGGATTTGGATCGAATGCAGTGAAGAAAAGAAAAACAAATTGCGTGAGCTGTTGGACAGTGGAGAAAGATCTGCCATTTTTCCTAGTCAGGAAGAAAGAAATACCCAAATTCTGCTCATCCTTCTGAACCGAAGCGATTATGTAACCGCTAACGAACTGGCCGAATGGCTTGGTACCAGCCGCAATACCATATTGCGAGATTTGCTAAAAGGGGAACGAATGCTTCAGCAGTGGAATTTGGATCTGGAAAGAAAGCAATATAAAGGATTTAAGGTAAAAGGGCCGGAGCTGTATAAGCGGCTGTTACTTGAATACTTGGCTCAAAATTTGTTAGATGCCAGCGATATGTTCAGAATGATTCAAGGGGTTTTACGACGGGAACCCATTCCGCCGGATATCAAAAAAATATTGGCCCCCCATCTTCTTCCTTATGGAGAAATGGAGAATGTCTTTCAGGCTGTTCACAGCCTGATCAAGATGCTGGAGGAGAAGCTCAATCTTTTGCTTACGGATCAGGAAATGATCGGACTGTTGTTCAGATTTTCCATTGCCATCCGGCGAATCAGAGATAATGAAAGGATTCAGATCGAGGCAATCAGCGTTAAAGCGATCAAGCAGAGTGCCAGTTATAAAATTGTTCTTGAAGGTTTGACTGATCTAGGCTTACAAATGGGGATCAAGTTTCCTGAGGAAGAGGCTGTGTATGTCAGTATGCAGTTAATTGTAGGTAGGGAAGAACTCCCGGGTTTACCGTCCACTGAATACGGGATGCCTGATTTGGCTAATGTGGCCCGTCGGTTAATTAAACTGGTAAGCAAAAAACTGGGGTATCCGTTTGAGAAGGATCCTGACCTGTTTGAATATCTGATATCTCATCTTAGCTCCAAACTGCTTAAAGCAAGATTAGGTGTTTTGGATCCGAATCCAATCACGGATCAAGTTATCCGCTCCTACGGAACTCTGTTTATTTATGTGAAGGAAGCTTGCGAGGAAATATTTAGCGACATTAACCTTTTACTTGTTGATTTCGATGTAGCTTATCTCGTGATCCATTTCCAGGAATCTTATGAACGTTTACAACAAAACGTTAAGTATAAGGCCTTGTTTGTATGTGGAACCGGGAGAGGGACGGCGAGACTAATTAAGAGGCTGATGGAAAATCGGATTCCCCAGCTTGAGGTTGCGGGTTACTGCTCGGTAATGGAAGTTTCTAAACTTCTGGAACAACATTCAGTTGATCTTGTCATCAGTGTATTGCCGATTGAATTGCCTGTACCCGTTGTTCGGGTGAATCCGATCCCAACCAAAGATGATATAATAGCCGTTCTGAATTGTTTAAAACAGCTTAAACCTTCAGTTTCTCACTTCATGGGCGACCTCTCCCGGTCTTCGATTCTGATAAAGCGACCGGGTTTGTCGGAAGCTCTAAAGTGTGTACGGGAAAAAGATGTTTCTCTGATAGAACAAATTTGCAGAGATGTGATTATGAAAGGGTTTGAAATCAGCCAAGCCACTATCAGTATGTTCCGTTCATTCTTAACGGAACAGTCAGCTGCGGCATTGGTGCTTCATCTTCAGCTGATGGTTCATCGGCAGACATTCGGTAAACCTTATGGGGAGCAAAATATAGGCAATTTATTGCTCTCTGACGAGCAGAAACAGGTCAAACTGGAGGTGGAAAGACTATTCGAACAATTTGGTGTTCCTTTTACGGAGAGCGAATTCAACGCTATCCTGCACTATTTTTCAGTCGAAAAGAGTGGTGACACAGATGAATAA
- a CDS encoding ABC transporter permease has translation MHKSGWFRQVGLLTGRLITNQIRQPFASMINLFISAFFFIVYHGALGGSNGFASMLSGGNYTSFLLPTAIIFATASGSSCGQVLVQDMETRYFQRLLSMPLSRSALILAPMLAGALQVLLQIGLIIGLGFALGPTSTTGMLGVAVAIIISFLWGMSMGGISIAVAMQTGNSQIVQSSAMFLFPLIFLSPAFLPREDMQDWMKVVSLFNPTTYILEGLRSLFMMQWEQVKIWGALIVDVVALCLTFSWALLATRGKTSPK, from the coding sequence ATGCATAAGAGTGGATGGTTTAGACAAGTCGGACTATTAACGGGAAGACTTATCACCAATCAAATTCGGCAGCCTTTTGCTTCCATGATTAATTTGTTTATCTCAGCATTCTTTTTCATCGTATATCATGGTGCATTGGGAGGCAGTAACGGCTTCGCAAGCATGCTTAGCGGCGGCAACTACACCTCGTTCCTTTTGCCTACAGCTATCATATTTGCTACCGCATCTGGAAGCTCTTGCGGGCAGGTTCTCGTACAGGACATGGAAACCCGATATTTTCAAAGACTGCTCTCGATGCCTTTGTCACGCTCTGCCTTAATTCTAGCACCGATGCTGGCGGGAGCGCTTCAGGTATTGCTACAGATCGGCCTCATTATCGGCCTTGGATTTGCGTTAGGACCAACCTCAACTACCGGAATGCTTGGAGTAGCGGTAGCTATCATCATTTCATTTCTATGGGGAATGAGTATGGGAGGTATATCCATCGCGGTAGCGATGCAAACAGGGAATTCACAAATTGTACAGTCATCCGCCATGTTCTTGTTCCCGCTAATTTTTCTGTCTCCAGCTTTTCTTCCGAGAGAAGATATGCAGGATTGGATGAAGGTAGTGTCCCTTTTCAATCCGACTACCTATATTTTGGAAGGGTTACGTTCGCTGTTTATGATGCAATGGGAACAGGTCAAAATTTGGGGTGCATTGATTGTGGATGTGGTAGCTTTATGTCTCACCTTCAGCTGGGCGCTCCTTGCAACAAGAGGCAAAACATCACCAAAATGA
- the wsfD gene encoding glycan biosynthesis hexose transferase WsfD, with product MKRIRISWEWMIVLASSIVMIYILLIKPVIGVADNGDFLRLMSSVGLGNANPNATFEELYFRFIHTQFDYGPINGFYSTFHTVLAFLIVQAARLLHPSYFDIRYLGAAYAILFAVTLYLIMKYYKQGSAAANMTLALCLFFIFTDIGYVAYFNSFFGEPVSFISLLAIMGLTGYLTVKERPSLAALILLYVSMLVLSGAKIQNTPIGIVLGLLGFHFMSLRDDRLWKRTAAALSALVIAGSACLYVFASSDLKHINIYQTVFYGVLKDSPNPEKDLESLGLPPELAVNAGTNYFQTDAAIPQNDPQMKQKFYGKVSHFNVGWYYLTHPGRLLNKLERGVENGMTIRPYYLGNYEQSEHKNPGELSHTFQFWSEFKDKVLPRSLWLLTLFYVLYYAVLIRYRLMAYTAAEKIRLEMLMSVGFIGIIALLVPLIGDGEADLQKHLFLFNVTLDIMLTVSLVWIVYRIAKRFIRNRNPYS from the coding sequence ATGAAACGTATTCGCATTTCTTGGGAATGGATGATCGTGCTCGCTTCATCTATTGTAATGATTTATATCCTGCTTATAAAACCCGTAATCGGTGTAGCCGATAACGGTGATTTTTTGAGGCTCATGTCCTCGGTCGGATTGGGTAATGCAAACCCGAATGCTACATTTGAAGAGCTGTACTTCCGCTTTATCCATACTCAATTCGATTATGGGCCGATTAATGGGTTCTATTCTACTTTCCATACCGTGCTTGCTTTCCTTATTGTGCAGGCAGCCAGATTGCTTCACCCTTCTTATTTTGATATCCGTTATTTGGGGGCCGCCTATGCCATTCTGTTTGCGGTCACCTTGTATCTGATTATGAAATATTACAAACAAGGTTCGGCGGCAGCAAATATGACCCTGGCACTATGTTTGTTTTTCATCTTTACGGATATCGGATATGTAGCTTATTTTAATTCTTTCTTCGGCGAGCCCGTTTCTTTTATTTCACTGCTTGCGATCATGGGACTTACCGGATATCTTACAGTCAAAGAACGGCCTTCTTTGGCCGCTCTGATCCTTTTATATGTGTCCATGTTGGTTTTATCCGGGGCCAAAATTCAAAATACGCCAATAGGCATCGTACTTGGACTTCTTGGCTTTCATTTTATGTCATTGCGGGATGACCGCTTGTGGAAAAGAACGGCTGCCGCTCTCTCGGCTTTGGTTATTGCCGGCTCGGCCTGTCTGTATGTATTTGCTTCTTCAGATCTTAAACATATTAACATTTATCAGACAGTATTTTATGGCGTCCTCAAAGATTCACCCAATCCGGAAAAGGACTTGGAGAGTCTAGGGCTGCCTCCTGAACTGGCAGTAAACGCCGGGACAAATTATTTCCAAACAGATGCCGCTATTCCACAAAATGACCCCCAAATGAAGCAAAAATTCTACGGGAAGGTAAGTCATTTCAATGTCGGCTGGTATTACCTTACCCACCCTGGCCGTCTGCTGAACAAACTTGAGCGGGGAGTAGAAAACGGAATGACCATTCGCCCTTATTATTTGGGCAATTATGAACAGAGCGAACATAAAAATCCTGGCGAACTCTCACACACCTTCCAATTTTGGAGTGAGTTTAAAGACAAGGTCCTGCCTCGATCCCTCTGGCTGCTTACCTTATTCTATGTCCTTTATTATGCCGTTCTAATCAGGTACCGGCTAATGGCCTACACCGCGGCTGAGAAAATAAGGCTAGAGATGCTTATGTCCGTAGGCTTTATCGGAATCATCGCTCTGCTGGTTCCACTCATTGGGGATGGAGAAGCGGATCTCCAAAAACATCTGTTCCTCTTCAATGTTACTCTGGATATTATGCTGACAGTCTCTCTCGTATGGATCGTATACAGGATAGCCAAACGATTTATAAGGAACAGAAACCCCTATTCTTAA
- a CDS encoding LacI family DNA-binding transcriptional regulator: MATLKDIAEQANFSISTVSRVLNVDQTLSVSDETKRRIFEIAEQLNYRKSSAKANSKRMKVGLMFSSAYEEKTPDAYSASLRLSLETAARHYPVQLLSLNKEETGTGSESFLGIITVGQIEPGDLEQLSRLTKHVVQIDANEWDKRYDQVTLDVEEAMVKTLQYLTGLGHRRIGFIGTGENGRNGRIEYAYTGWLSKQRLDFETYSRSGTCCQAEDGYRLAKELLQNDPAPTALVAASDNIAIGALRAVQERGLQVPEEISIVGFHDIPVAKFLTPSLTMVKLHTEGVGAAAFELLMERMQKNRAIAKKVILPAELIQRESCGPVPSREYT; this comes from the coding sequence ATGGCCACCCTTAAAGACATTGCCGAACAGGCAAACTTTTCCATTTCCACCGTTTCCCGTGTGCTGAATGTGGACCAGACCTTATCTGTATCAGACGAAACAAAACGCCGCATTTTTGAAATTGCCGAACAGCTTAACTATCGTAAATCATCAGCCAAAGCTAATAGCAAGCGTATGAAAGTGGGGCTCATGTTTTCCTCTGCTTACGAAGAGAAAACACCGGATGCTTATTCAGCCTCCTTACGGCTTTCTTTGGAGACAGCCGCGAGACATTATCCGGTTCAGCTTTTATCCTTGAATAAAGAGGAGACTGGTACGGGAAGTGAATCCTTCCTGGGTATTATTACGGTAGGCCAGATAGAACCCGGGGATCTGGAGCAGCTATCCCGCTTAACTAAACATGTGGTACAAATCGATGCAAATGAATGGGACAAGCGATATGATCAGGTAACGCTGGATGTTGAGGAAGCCATGGTTAAAACCCTTCAATATCTTACAGGATTAGGCCACCGTAGAATCGGCTTTATTGGAACGGGAGAAAATGGGCGAAACGGCCGTATAGAATACGCTTATACCGGCTGGTTGAGCAAACAGCGTCTGGATTTTGAGACCTATAGCCGTTCCGGAACCTGTTGCCAGGCGGAAGATGGTTACAGGCTTGCTAAAGAACTTCTGCAAAATGATCCGGCTCCAACAGCTTTGGTAGCGGCTAGCGACAATATTGCCATCGGGGCCTTAAGGGCGGTTCAGGAACGGGGGCTTCAAGTGCCTGAAGAAATCAGCATTGTCGGATTTCACGATATTCCGGTGGCAAAATTTCTTACGCCATCCTTAACTATGGTTAAACTTCATACCGAAGGGGTGGGAGCCGCAGCATTTGAACTTTTGATGGAACGCATGCAAAAAAACCGGGCTATTGCCAAAAAGGTCATTTTGCCGGCAGAATTAATCCAGAGGGAAAGCTGCGGTCCTGTTCCTTCCCGGGAGTATACTTAA
- a CDS encoding LLM class flavin-dependent oxidoreductase, with translation MDEEELASYADMLDAISNGRVEIGFSRAWIPDEFDAFGIDMDGSRERFTETIHAIRKLWTESNVSITSEYFSFDNVNIFPPTIQQPHIPVWIAAVQSRQSFAWIGQEGFKLLLTPGLQTYDSLKEFIDVYRENFAYYHPHLQSEVAISLPIYLHTDEKQAIREGDYYLKRYLDVWADAAKTWNSRTSSDYPRYTGFGLGLRIDSPEQMRDRGAAIVGTPSQALEQMHELHVRLGAETILWQIDFGAMPGDKAERCLNLFLEYMWSGCIKL, from the coding sequence TTGGACGAGGAAGAGCTTGCATCCTATGCCGATATGCTGGATGCCATTAGTAATGGTCGAGTGGAGATTGGTTTCTCAAGAGCCTGGATCCCGGATGAATTCGATGCTTTTGGGATTGATATGGATGGAAGCCGGGAGCGATTCACAGAAACGATACATGCGATACGCAAGCTGTGGACGGAGTCCAATGTGTCCATAACGAGTGAATACTTTTCGTTTGACAACGTGAATATATTCCCGCCTACGATCCAGCAGCCTCATATTCCCGTTTGGATTGCTGCTGTACAGTCGCGTCAAAGCTTTGCCTGGATTGGCCAAGAGGGCTTCAAGCTGCTGCTCACACCGGGACTTCAAACCTATGACTCGTTAAAAGAATTTATTGATGTCTATCGTGAAAATTTTGCATATTACCATCCTCATTTGCAGTCTGAGGTTGCTATCAGCTTGCCAATCTATTTACATACAGATGAAAAACAGGCTATTCGAGAGGGAGACTACTACTTAAAAAGATATTTGGATGTGTGGGCCGATGCAGCAAAAACCTGGAACAGCAGGACATCGTCTGATTATCCAAGATATACAGGATTCGGCCTAGGACTCAGAATAGATTCGCCTGAGCAGATGCGAGACAGAGGTGCTGCTATCGTAGGCACACCAAGTCAGGCGTTGGAGCAAATGCATGAGCTCCATGTTCGATTGGGAGCTGAAACGATTTTATGGCAAATTGATTTTGGAGCCATGCCAGGAGATAAAGCAGAACGTTGCTTGAATCTGTTCCTAGAATATATGTGGAGCGGTTGCATAAAATTGTAG
- a CDS encoding GNAT family N-acetyltransferase, whose amino-acid sequence MKDLVLMRPTKQFEKEIEDYKQEFIQYGDNMDGTANLQNIDSITEWFEMNRKNESKITVKEGFVPATLLLAVRKSDNRLVGMIHIRHELNDYLEKFGGHIGYSVRKSERNKGYGCEILKQGLVYCKTLGVNPVLLTCDKTNIASTKIILSNNGVFESKMVDNNGNTILRYWITIH is encoded by the coding sequence ATGAAAGATTTGGTACTTATGAGACCTACGAAGCAGTTTGAAAAAGAGATTGAAGATTATAAACAAGAGTTTATCCAATACGGGGACAATATGGATGGAACTGCGAATCTGCAAAATATCGATTCTATTACAGAATGGTTTGAAATGAACAGGAAAAATGAATCAAAAATAACAGTAAAAGAGGGGTTTGTACCTGCAACATTGTTACTGGCAGTTCGAAAAAGCGACAATCGATTAGTGGGAATGATCCATATTCGTCATGAATTGAACGACTATTTGGAGAAATTCGGAGGTCATATAGGATATAGTGTTCGAAAAAGTGAACGAAATAAAGGATACGGGTGCGAAATCCTAAAGCAAGGTCTCGTATATTGCAAAACATTAGGAGTTAATCCTGTTCTTCTAACATGCGATAAAACTAATATAGCATCAACCAAAATCATTCTTTCAAATAATGGTGTTTTTGAAAGTAAGATGGTTGATAATAATGGAAATACTATCTTGCGTTATTGGATTACCATACACTAA
- a CDS encoding alpha/beta hydrolase, which yields MIEQTWKLQDPEQISIHVYTWQPLEQVPIRGVVQIAHGMTETAKRYERFAASLAKEGYIVYANDHRGHGLTAKHPDELGYVGEDGFNWMVRNMGQLSEEIKRRHPGLPLFLFAHSMGSFLAQKYIYTFSRHIDGVILSGSNGPRGIELALGIAVTRTIMSIKGKKYRSKWVDSLAFGGFNKAFEPTKTPFDWLSRDEEEVEKYIADPYCGNLSTVSFYHDFFRLLRDIHKTESMSKIPKDLPIFVLAGEQDPVGNMGKGIQKLMKTYSRLGLQAESKLYPGARHEILNELNRDEVTIDVIDWLNRHT from the coding sequence ATGATTGAACAAACTTGGAAATTACAGGATCCTGAACAAATATCTATTCATGTTTATACATGGCAGCCTTTGGAGCAAGTCCCTATACGGGGGGTTGTCCAAATTGCCCACGGCATGACGGAGACCGCCAAACGGTATGAGAGGTTTGCTGCGTCGCTTGCAAAAGAAGGATACATCGTCTATGCCAACGATCACCGGGGGCACGGATTGACGGCAAAACATCCGGATGAGCTGGGTTACGTTGGAGAAGACGGGTTTAACTGGATGGTTCGGAATATGGGGCAGCTTAGCGAGGAAATAAAACGCCGCCATCCCGGGCTTCCGCTTTTTCTTTTTGCCCATAGCATGGGTTCTTTTTTGGCACAAAAGTATATTTATACGTTTTCCCGGCATATTGATGGGGTGATTTTATCCGGCAGCAATGGTCCCAGGGGGATTGAACTGGCACTTGGAATAGCCGTGACCAGAACGATTATGAGTATAAAAGGGAAAAAATACCGCTCCAAATGGGTGGATTCTCTGGCATTCGGCGGATTTAACAAAGCGTTTGAACCGACGAAAACTCCTTTTGATTGGCTAAGCCGGGACGAGGAAGAAGTGGAGAAGTATATAGCAGATCCTTATTGCGGCAATTTGAGTACCGTATCTTTCTATCACGATTTTTTCCGTCTTCTGCGGGATATTCATAAGACAGAATCTATGAGCAAAATTCCAAAAGACCTGCCTATTTTTGTTTTGGCAGGTGAACAGGATCCGGTGGGAAATATGGGCAAAGGCATTCAGAAGTTGATGAAAACTTATAGCCGGCTTGGTCTCCAGGCGGAAAGCAAGCTGTATCCGGGCGCCCGCCATGAAATTTTAAATGAATTAAACCGGGATGAGGTTACAATTGACGTGATAGATTGGCTGAATCGGCATACCTGA
- a CDS encoding glycosyltransferase family 2 protein, with product MNDPTLCIVVPCYNEEEVLNETIKRLNGVLNDLEREGLVSSDSHVLFVDDGSKDRTWPIIEEANLQAPHLHGLKLAKNVGHQNALFAGLMTAKEKADCVISIDADLQDDLNVIRDFVLRFRDGYDIVYGVRQSRETDTWFKRNTALGFYRFMSWMGVKIVYNHADFRLMSKRALDHLEKFKEVNLFLRGLVPMIGFKSTEVYYDRHERFAGESKYPLKKMLAFAFDGITSLSVTPIRFVTVLGFILFLVSLIAGGFTIGQKLLGNTVSGWASLMVSVWFIGGMQLVALGLIGEYIGKIYKEVKRRPLYNIEKHLTAQESAVQQEKAPMF from the coding sequence TTGAATGACCCTACATTGTGCATTGTGGTTCCTTGCTACAACGAAGAGGAAGTGCTGAATGAAACCATTAAACGGCTCAACGGTGTGCTGAACGATCTGGAGCGGGAAGGTCTCGTTTCTTCAGACAGCCATGTTTTATTTGTGGATGACGGAAGTAAAGACAGAACGTGGCCTATTATCGAAGAGGCCAACCTTCAGGCACCGCACCTGCATGGTCTGAAACTGGCGAAAAATGTCGGCCATCAGAACGCACTGTTTGCCGGTTTAATGACAGCTAAAGAAAAGGCAGATTGTGTCATTTCCATTGATGCTGACCTGCAGGATGATCTGAATGTGATCCGTGATTTTGTGCTTCGTTTCAGAGACGGCTATGATATCGTGTATGGGGTTCGCCAAAGCCGGGAAACGGATACCTGGTTTAAACGGAATACTGCCCTTGGCTTTTACCGCTTCATGTCCTGGATGGGCGTTAAAATTGTGTATAACCATGCCGACTTCCGGCTGATGAGCAAAAGGGCACTCGATCATCTTGAGAAATTCAAAGAGGTCAATCTGTTTTTACGCGGTCTTGTTCCCATGATCGGATTTAAATCTACTGAAGTATACTATGACCGCCATGAGCGCTTTGCCGGGGAATCCAAATATCCGCTGAAAAAAATGCTCGCTTTCGCATTTGATGGCATTACCTCTCTAAGCGTAACTCCCATCCGTTTTGTCACGGTACTGGGATTTATTCTGTTTCTGGTCAGTCTTATTGCCGGAGGATTTACTATCGGACAGAAACTTCTTGGCAACACGGTTTCCGGCTGGGCCTCTCTTATGGTGTCCGTCTGGTTTATCGGAGGAATGCAGTTGGTTGCTTTAGGTCTGATCGGCGAATATATCGGCAAAATCTATAAAGAAGTCAAGCGCCGTCCACTGTACAACATCGAAAAACACTTAACAGCCCAAGAAAGTGCCGTACAGCAGGAAAAAGCACCCATGTTCTGA